One region of Quercus lobata isolate SW786 chromosome 2, ValleyOak3.0 Primary Assembly, whole genome shotgun sequence genomic DNA includes:
- the LOC115977625 gene encoding probable disease resistance protein At4g27220 isoform X1, which translates to MSNGWGDMFEAAGLAATSAVGAAASAVCTAAGEEAYNYGKNIVNNMRRKPDNEADNDLEDNHKRLKEKAKKLYARRDNILAQTKTKLVNQVCEAWISRVMKSEEEVRELEIKYNDEKSNKKRRSQDGSSKSCTDLSNIMAEKCDELHNLWLEEKSKIGILVEKLPERVIIMHGPKPEDKPFLHSTVEEILGHLRDKNVKRIGLWGMPGIGKTTIMRSLNNYEDTAKMFEIVIWVTVSKDLSLEKLQHKIADRLKLNMEGITEPEIAQQISKELKSKRYLLLLDEVWDFLDLSLIGMYESEMDSKVVLATRYLHVCSDMDTHLELNVPRLSEADAWKMFKVKVGRNFNIPNVEPIAKEVVIECAGLPLLIDKVASNFRRRDNIHLWSDGLRSLRRWPSLKIQGIGELIECLEFCYENLNDEVQKDCFLYCALYTEDYEIYTDPLLECWTVEGFIHDASEFRVARGIGHSILKELISVSLLEKSEKMNHVRMNKVIRTMALNISSRRCNFNILVKPHEGLQVAPDEVEWQQANRISLMDSKLGTLPKMPNCNKLSTLLLQRNWELKKIPDLFFQYMQNLRVLDLHGTGIMLLPSTISVLKCLRALYLHSCRFLMELHLNGLEHLEVLDIRDTGLNHFPIQIIHLIRLKCLCMSLSNFGIKHSSDVESCQNVFSSLYLLEELQIIVNSNNQNWELTVKAISEGVATLMHLTSLSICFPTVDCLKSFISKSQLWKDCCFTFQFSVGYHDTTLYKILGCFEYQNMNCLKFANGEGVDPIISDVLLKTHAFELIGHKGASRLSDFGVNCINKMRGCLIEGCNEIETIVDGNSITGSALICLEKMLINNVPNLKTIWEGPVQYGSLSQLTTLTLCKCLNLKMIFSSGMIKELSKLQHLEVEECPEIEEIITESENIGLEPDVLPRLKMLVLSNLPRVKRIWTSDSLKWPSLERIKISMCQILTKLPFNNDNAINLRCIEADQSWWSALECQDDAIKQRLRSILFQSP; encoded by the coding sequence ATATGTTTGAGGCAGCAGGTTTGGCTGCAACTTCTGCTGTGGGTGCTGCAGCTTCTGCTGTGTGTACTGCAGCAGGGGAGGAGGCCTACAACTAtgggaaaaatattgtcaataaCATGAGGCGCAAACCTGATAATGAAGCTGATAATGATCTAGAAGACaaccataaaaggttaaaagagaaagcaaagaagCTGTATGCCAGAAGAGATAATATATTGGCTCAAACAAAGACAAAGCTAGTCAATCAAGTATGCGAAGCTTGGATTTCTAGGGTCATGAAAAGTGAAGAAGAGGTGCGAGAACTAGAAATCAAGTACAATGatgaaaaaagtaataaaaagagACGGAGTCAGGATGGGTCAAGCAAGTCATGCACAGATCTTAGCAATATCATGGCAGAGAAGTGTGATGAACTGCATAATCTTTGGTTAGAGGAAAAGTCTAAGATAGGAATACTAGTTGAGAAATTGCCAGAGCGTGTGATAATTATGCATGGACCCAAACCAGAAGACAAGCCATTTCTCCACTCAACTGTTGAAGAAATACTGGGCCATCTAAGAGATAAGAATGTAAAAAGAATTGGACTTTGGGGAATGCCGGGAATTGGGAAAACAACCATAATGAGGAGCTTAAATAACTATGAAGATACTGCTAAAATGTTTGAAATTGTTATTTGGGTAACTGTATCAAAGGATTTGAGTTTAGAAAAGTTGCAACACAAAATTGCAGATCGGTTAAAATTGAATATGGAAGGCATCACTGAGCCTGAAATTGCACAACAAATATCGAAAGAGTTAAAAAGCAAAAGGTATCTACTTCTTTTGGATGAAGTTTGGGACTTTCTTGATCTGTCTCTGATAGGAATGTATGAAAGTGAAATGGATAGCAAGGTGGTATTGGCAACTAGATATCTTCATGTTTGTTCCGATATGGATACTCATTTGGAATTAAATGTGCCACGATTGTCTGAAGCTGATGCATGGAAAATGTTCAAGGTAAAGGTGGGTCGAAATTTCAATATTCCAAATGTTGAACCAATAGCCAAGGAAGTTGTTATCGAATGTGCTGGTTTGCCTCTCCTGATAGACAAGGTAGCAAGTAATTTTAGAAGAAGGGATAACATTCACCTATGGAGTGATGGATTAAGAAGTTTGCGGAGATGGCCTAGTCTCAAAATCCAAGGCATTGGTGAATTGATTGAGTGCTTGGAgttttgttatgaaaatttgaatGATGAGGTTCAAAAGGATTGCTTTCTCTATTGTGCATTATATACTGAAGACTATGAAATTTATACAGATCCTCTATTGGAATGCTGGACAGTTGAAGGTTTCATTCATGATGCAAGTGAGTTTAGAGTTGCACGTGGGATAGGGCATTCAATATTGAAGGAACTTATCAGCGTGTCTTTGCTAGAGAAGAGTGAAAAGATGAATCATGTGAGGATGAACAAAGTAATACGAACTATGGCACTTAACATTTCTTCTCGAAGatgtaattttaatattttggtgAAACCCCATGAAGGGTTGCAAGTGGCCCCCGATGAGGTAGAATGGCAACAAGCAAATCGAATCTCCTTGATGGATAGTAAATTGGGCACTTTGCCGAAAATGCCAAATTGCAATAAGCTTTCCACACTGTTATTACAGAGAAATTGGGAACTAAAAAAGATTCCTGATTTATTCTTTCAATACATGCAAAATCTACGAGTTCTAGATTTACATGGCACTGGAATTATGTTATTACCATCAACTATATCTGTCTTGAAGTGTCTCAGAGCGCTATATTTGCATTCCTGCAGATTTTTAATGGAACTCCACTTAAATGGACTTGAGCATCTTGAGGTGCTTGATATTCGAGACACTGGGCTTAATCATTTTCCAATTCAGATTATACATTTGATTCGGTTGAAGTGTTTATGTATGTCATTGTCGAATTTTGGCATTAAACATTCAAGTGATGTAGAATCTTGTCAAAATGTCTTTTCAAGTCTTTATTTATTGGAAGAGCTACAAATAATTGTGAattcaaataatcaaaattGGGAGCTAACTGTAAAGGCTATTTCTGAGGGAGTGGCTACCTTGATGCATTTGACTTCACTTTCAATTTGCTTCCCTACAGTGGATTGTCTTAAGAGTTTTATCTCAAAGAGCCAATTATGGAAAGATTGCTGCTTCACATTTCAGTTTTCTGTTGGTTACCATGACACAACCCTTTATAAAATTCTTGGCTGCTTTGAAtatcaaaatatgaattgttTGAAATTTGCAAATGGTGAAGGTGTAGATCCTATCATTTCAGATGTACTTTTGAAAACTCATGCATTTGAATTGATTGGGCACAAGGGAGCTTCAAGACTATCAGATTTTGGTGTCAATTGTATCAACAAGATGCGAGGTTGTTTGATTGAAGGGTGCAATGAAATTGAAACGATTGTTGATGGCAATAGCATAACAGGAAGTGCGTTAATATGCTTGGAAAAGATGCTCATAAATAATGTTCCAAATTTAAAAACCATTTGGGAAGGTCCGGTACAATATGGAAGCCTATCTCAGCTAACAACTTTAACGTTATGCAAATGTTTGAACTTGAAGATGATATTCTCTAGTGGCATGATTAAAGAACTCTCTAAACTTCAACACCTAGAAGTTGAAGAGTGTCCTGAAATTGAAGAGATAATTACAGAGTCTGAGAATATTGGGCTGGAACCTGACGTGCTTCCAAGATTAAAGATGCTAGTACTTTCTAATCTTCCAAGAGTAAAAAGAATTTGGACAAGTGACTCATTAAAATGGCCATCTTTAGAGAGGATTAAGATATCCATGTGCCAAATATTGACAAAATTGCCTTTCAACAATGATAATGCAATCAACTTGAGATGTATTGAAGCTGATCAATCATGGTGGAGTGCATTGGAATGCCAAGATGATGCTATTAAACAAAGATTAAGGTCTATATTGTTTCAATCTCCTTAA
- the LOC115977625 gene encoding probable disease resistance protein At4g27220 isoform X2 yields MSNGWGGLAATSAVGAAASAVCTAAGEEAYNYGKNIVNNMRRKPDNEADNDLEDNHKRLKEKAKKLYARRDNILAQTKTKLVNQVCEAWISRVMKSEEEVRELEIKYNDEKSNKKRRSQDGSSKSCTDLSNIMAEKCDELHNLWLEEKSKIGILVEKLPERVIIMHGPKPEDKPFLHSTVEEILGHLRDKNVKRIGLWGMPGIGKTTIMRSLNNYEDTAKMFEIVIWVTVSKDLSLEKLQHKIADRLKLNMEGITEPEIAQQISKELKSKRYLLLLDEVWDFLDLSLIGMYESEMDSKVVLATRYLHVCSDMDTHLELNVPRLSEADAWKMFKVKVGRNFNIPNVEPIAKEVVIECAGLPLLIDKVASNFRRRDNIHLWSDGLRSLRRWPSLKIQGIGELIECLEFCYENLNDEVQKDCFLYCALYTEDYEIYTDPLLECWTVEGFIHDASEFRVARGIGHSILKELISVSLLEKSEKMNHVRMNKVIRTMALNISSRRCNFNILVKPHEGLQVAPDEVEWQQANRISLMDSKLGTLPKMPNCNKLSTLLLQRNWELKKIPDLFFQYMQNLRVLDLHGTGIMLLPSTISVLKCLRALYLHSCRFLMELHLNGLEHLEVLDIRDTGLNHFPIQIIHLIRLKCLCMSLSNFGIKHSSDVESCQNVFSSLYLLEELQIIVNSNNQNWELTVKAISEGVATLMHLTSLSICFPTVDCLKSFISKSQLWKDCCFTFQFSVGYHDTTLYKILGCFEYQNMNCLKFANGEGVDPIISDVLLKTHAFELIGHKGASRLSDFGVNCINKMRGCLIEGCNEIETIVDGNSITGSALICLEKMLINNVPNLKTIWEGPVQYGSLSQLTTLTLCKCLNLKMIFSSGMIKELSKLQHLEVEECPEIEEIITESENIGLEPDVLPRLKMLVLSNLPRVKRIWTSDSLKWPSLERIKISMCQILTKLPFNNDNAINLRCIEADQSWWSALECQDDAIKQRLRSILFQSP; encoded by the coding sequence GTTTGGCTGCAACTTCTGCTGTGGGTGCTGCAGCTTCTGCTGTGTGTACTGCAGCAGGGGAGGAGGCCTACAACTAtgggaaaaatattgtcaataaCATGAGGCGCAAACCTGATAATGAAGCTGATAATGATCTAGAAGACaaccataaaaggttaaaagagaaagcaaagaagCTGTATGCCAGAAGAGATAATATATTGGCTCAAACAAAGACAAAGCTAGTCAATCAAGTATGCGAAGCTTGGATTTCTAGGGTCATGAAAAGTGAAGAAGAGGTGCGAGAACTAGAAATCAAGTACAATGatgaaaaaagtaataaaaagagACGGAGTCAGGATGGGTCAAGCAAGTCATGCACAGATCTTAGCAATATCATGGCAGAGAAGTGTGATGAACTGCATAATCTTTGGTTAGAGGAAAAGTCTAAGATAGGAATACTAGTTGAGAAATTGCCAGAGCGTGTGATAATTATGCATGGACCCAAACCAGAAGACAAGCCATTTCTCCACTCAACTGTTGAAGAAATACTGGGCCATCTAAGAGATAAGAATGTAAAAAGAATTGGACTTTGGGGAATGCCGGGAATTGGGAAAACAACCATAATGAGGAGCTTAAATAACTATGAAGATACTGCTAAAATGTTTGAAATTGTTATTTGGGTAACTGTATCAAAGGATTTGAGTTTAGAAAAGTTGCAACACAAAATTGCAGATCGGTTAAAATTGAATATGGAAGGCATCACTGAGCCTGAAATTGCACAACAAATATCGAAAGAGTTAAAAAGCAAAAGGTATCTACTTCTTTTGGATGAAGTTTGGGACTTTCTTGATCTGTCTCTGATAGGAATGTATGAAAGTGAAATGGATAGCAAGGTGGTATTGGCAACTAGATATCTTCATGTTTGTTCCGATATGGATACTCATTTGGAATTAAATGTGCCACGATTGTCTGAAGCTGATGCATGGAAAATGTTCAAGGTAAAGGTGGGTCGAAATTTCAATATTCCAAATGTTGAACCAATAGCCAAGGAAGTTGTTATCGAATGTGCTGGTTTGCCTCTCCTGATAGACAAGGTAGCAAGTAATTTTAGAAGAAGGGATAACATTCACCTATGGAGTGATGGATTAAGAAGTTTGCGGAGATGGCCTAGTCTCAAAATCCAAGGCATTGGTGAATTGATTGAGTGCTTGGAgttttgttatgaaaatttgaatGATGAGGTTCAAAAGGATTGCTTTCTCTATTGTGCATTATATACTGAAGACTATGAAATTTATACAGATCCTCTATTGGAATGCTGGACAGTTGAAGGTTTCATTCATGATGCAAGTGAGTTTAGAGTTGCACGTGGGATAGGGCATTCAATATTGAAGGAACTTATCAGCGTGTCTTTGCTAGAGAAGAGTGAAAAGATGAATCATGTGAGGATGAACAAAGTAATACGAACTATGGCACTTAACATTTCTTCTCGAAGatgtaattttaatattttggtgAAACCCCATGAAGGGTTGCAAGTGGCCCCCGATGAGGTAGAATGGCAACAAGCAAATCGAATCTCCTTGATGGATAGTAAATTGGGCACTTTGCCGAAAATGCCAAATTGCAATAAGCTTTCCACACTGTTATTACAGAGAAATTGGGAACTAAAAAAGATTCCTGATTTATTCTTTCAATACATGCAAAATCTACGAGTTCTAGATTTACATGGCACTGGAATTATGTTATTACCATCAACTATATCTGTCTTGAAGTGTCTCAGAGCGCTATATTTGCATTCCTGCAGATTTTTAATGGAACTCCACTTAAATGGACTTGAGCATCTTGAGGTGCTTGATATTCGAGACACTGGGCTTAATCATTTTCCAATTCAGATTATACATTTGATTCGGTTGAAGTGTTTATGTATGTCATTGTCGAATTTTGGCATTAAACATTCAAGTGATGTAGAATCTTGTCAAAATGTCTTTTCAAGTCTTTATTTATTGGAAGAGCTACAAATAATTGTGAattcaaataatcaaaattGGGAGCTAACTGTAAAGGCTATTTCTGAGGGAGTGGCTACCTTGATGCATTTGACTTCACTTTCAATTTGCTTCCCTACAGTGGATTGTCTTAAGAGTTTTATCTCAAAGAGCCAATTATGGAAAGATTGCTGCTTCACATTTCAGTTTTCTGTTGGTTACCATGACACAACCCTTTATAAAATTCTTGGCTGCTTTGAAtatcaaaatatgaattgttTGAAATTTGCAAATGGTGAAGGTGTAGATCCTATCATTTCAGATGTACTTTTGAAAACTCATGCATTTGAATTGATTGGGCACAAGGGAGCTTCAAGACTATCAGATTTTGGTGTCAATTGTATCAACAAGATGCGAGGTTGTTTGATTGAAGGGTGCAATGAAATTGAAACGATTGTTGATGGCAATAGCATAACAGGAAGTGCGTTAATATGCTTGGAAAAGATGCTCATAAATAATGTTCCAAATTTAAAAACCATTTGGGAAGGTCCGGTACAATATGGAAGCCTATCTCAGCTAACAACTTTAACGTTATGCAAATGTTTGAACTTGAAGATGATATTCTCTAGTGGCATGATTAAAGAACTCTCTAAACTTCAACACCTAGAAGTTGAAGAGTGTCCTGAAATTGAAGAGATAATTACAGAGTCTGAGAATATTGGGCTGGAACCTGACGTGCTTCCAAGATTAAAGATGCTAGTACTTTCTAATCTTCCAAGAGTAAAAAGAATTTGGACAAGTGACTCATTAAAATGGCCATCTTTAGAGAGGATTAAGATATCCATGTGCCAAATATTGACAAAATTGCCTTTCAACAATGATAATGCAATCAACTTGAGATGTATTGAAGCTGATCAATCATGGTGGAGTGCATTGGAATGCCAAGATGATGCTATTAAACAAAGATTAAGGTCTATATTGTTTCAATCTCCTTAA